A segment of the Bacteroidia bacterium genome:
ATGAACTATTTCATTATGGTTAACTTGGATGAAACTAACGTAAGAGATTATATGTAATTTCCCTCTTCGGTAATTCATAATAAACTATTTTGGCAAGTAGACTTGTCTGCTTGCCAATTTTAAAAATAAGAGATGAATCAAACAAACAATATTTTATCAGTAAAGGATGTCTCCAAATCATACGGCGGAGTTACTGTATTGCATGATGTTTTTTTAGATATCAAGCCAGGTGAAGTTCATGCTGTTATTGGGGCGAATGGAGCAGGAAAGTCAACATTAATTAAAACTATTTCAGGTGCTATCGTTCCCGATAAGGGAATAATTAATTTTGATGGACAAGACTATACTTTTATGACCCCAGAACGTTCTGATAGTTTAGGTATAAAAGTTGTTTATCAAGAGTTTAACTTAGTGCCCTCTTTATCGGTGGCAGAAAATATTTTTCTGGGGGAGCGTATAGAGGGGAAAAAGTTAGTTGACTTTAAATATCTTGAAAGAAGAGCTAAAGAGATTCTCGATACCTTTGAAGTTGATATCGATGTCTCTATGCCAGTTAAGTTTTTATCAGTCGCCTATAAGCAAATTGTAGAGATTGCTAAAGGAATGACTAAAAATATCAAGTTGCTTGTACTTGATGAGCCTACAGCACCATTAACAAATAAAGAAGTTGATGTTTTATACAAAATTATTCGCAAACTAAAAAATGATGGTATTGCAATAATTTATATTTCTCACAGATTAGAAGAAGTTTTTGAAGTTTGTGATAATGTAACTGTTTTAAGAGATGGTCATAAAATTATAACTTTAGAAGCCAAAAAGACCACTAGACGCGAATTAATCAACTACATGATTGATGCTGATCTGGGTGATGAGTTCCCTGAAAGAATTGGAAAACGACAAGAAGATATTTTGTTAGATGTAAAAGATCTAGC
Coding sequences within it:
- a CDS encoding sugar ABC transporter ATP-binding protein yields the protein MNQTNNILSVKDVSKSYGGVTVLHDVFLDIKPGEVHAVIGANGAGKSTLIKTISGAIVPDKGIINFDGQDYTFMTPERSDSLGIKVVYQEFNLVPSLSVAENIFLGERIEGKKLVDFKYLERRAKEILDTFEVDIDVSMPVKFLSVAYKQIVEIAKGMTKNIKLLVLDEPTAPLTNKEVDVLYKIIRKLKNDGIAIIYISHRLEEVFEVCDNVTVLRDGHKIITLEAKKTTRRELINYMIDADLGDEFPERIGKRQEDILLDVKDLAGKGFNNINFSVRRGEVLGIAGLVGAKRTEIVRAIYGADKKANGSLTFEGKEVVIKNPSDAISNGIVMVPEERKSEGLILNHSIKMNLSLMVLKRLTKGIVLDFARESKIVDQYKDALSIKMRSTNQSAYTLSGGNQQKIVISKCLASDPKLIILDEPTRGVDVGTKKEVYSIVNKYADEGLGVILISSELDEVIGLSDRIVVLAEGKITAEFEREDFDKQEILYYASLSDSRGVVENP